The Cervus elaphus chromosome 30, mCerEla1.1, whole genome shotgun sequence genome segment atttttttcttgttttttaaaaaagagccaaATCCGATATTGGTCATCCTGAAAACAGCTGACTGTTTTAATGCTTTAAGCATTCATTAAGCAACTGGCCAGGTGTGATAAACTCCTCTTGCACTCCAAAAGGCAAATAGTTAGATGGACCATGGCAGGAGTCTTGTGGGTTCATCATGGCACTTTTGAAGCCAGTCCTGAACCCAAAACACTCAGGGCAAAAGAACATTTGGAGCAAGAACCTCTGAATTCTCCAAGATTTGTAATGGAATGATGCTCAATTCCATTGTACTCTTTATATAGGTTGGACCATTTGCCTCTCTTCTATAATTTTTTCAGGTTAAGTTGTAGCAAAATATTTTAgcaaacataagaaaataaaatggtatcacttgaaatattaaaacaatgaaCATTCCAGAGCACTGTTGAGGAATGCGTGAAGCAACAGCTACCATAACAGATCAGCAGACGTAACCCTCCCACACCAGATATGGATGCAAAAGGCATGTGATACTGGAAAGACTCGATAAAATCAACATACGTACATGTAGGTACAGATCACATGGTGGTCTCCAAATACAAATGAATTCCATCAGATTTACTGTACAGAACATCAATGGCGACAGATTGCACTTAAAACAGCAAACTTAGTTTTTGAGGGGGGGAGAAATGGTGGAGTCTTATCCTGGAAAAATAGCAAAAGAGGTATCATCAAAGAGCTAAAATCTTCTTTGGCATGGTAAAGGGGGAGACTGAGTTTACCAAACTTATTTACATGACATTTCTCTATATCTGTGGGTGATGCAATGCCATTTTGTTACATAAAGTTGTTCGATGTTGTTGAATATGccttcatataaatattttattcaatatgTTGTATTTATGAATACAACAAATGATATTAAACACAGAAACTGTACAATGCAGACAAACTCTTTGTATGTAGATTGAATAATACACACCAACGGCTCTTGAAACACAGGTCCTACAACATGCAGTTCATCAGTGCTGTCCTCGTTCCATGCAACAGGTCAGACCAGACACAGAGGAAATGATCTAACTAAATCACAAATAACAAGGACCCCTCTGCAGTACGTCTAAACATATATTAGAAGAAAGTATTTTGACATCCATTCATAGGGATAAATGCCCTTATAGATAactcatgtgaaaaataaaacagaggtaCACATTTACTGAAATCTcattcatttacaaaaataaatcttgTCATAATTTTAACCAATAAACAAACTtgcaggagagaaaaagaaaccagcAAATAGGGCCGATTACCAAAAACATATAGGTGGGgtttttgatgtgtgtgtgtgtgtgtgtgtgtgtgtgcgtgtgtgtgtgtacctgcacACACATGCGCATGGTAGGGTAAGTCTATCTAATTGGAATTTCAAGTTGTTATTCACAGTTTGTCACATATTACGGAGTATATGTCTTCCCCAAAAATTGATTAATGTAATTCATCTAATGTATTTTAACTTAGCCTGTTAAAAATAATAGGCTTTGGAGCAGTGTaataagaaatcaagagaggccaaaagaatcattttgttgtatttgTACTTTAGCATTATCGACAATAAATCTACTCAGATGTTATgctaactttttatttattaaagtggaattcaatatgaaaatgaaataagcatAAACAGTTAAATTGatagtaaatctttaatcagcTAAGCAGGCCAAAATTTTTAAAGGCTGGGCAAAGGCTGTCATGGAGACTTAGGAAAGCAGTGACGAAATAATTTCCCAGTAAATACAGTGCGGatgggagaaaatggcaactggGTCATCCTTCCACATGGAAAATAGCAAGAGGCCAGTACATGGATCCCACATATAGTTTTCTATAAATGAGGTTCAATTTGGTCTCAATTAACtgttcagaggagaaaaacattGAAATTTATTAAGTATACACAGAGTTAACAAATATATTTCCAAACAGTTTAGTATCAAACATTTTGAAACTCTTTAGATCCGACAGTGAACATTTTGCATGGTTTCTTCACTGTGGAGCCAACTATTCCCGGACTTTCTCGTCGCTGTCCTCCCTAACCTCAGAATTCAGCAGTTGGAAATCCCAAAGGAAGTTAAGaaagcaaaatcaaacaaaagcaagaaaacatatatatatatctcggATGGACTGAAAACCTGATATTTGAACGTGTTggtttgcctttatttttaatctagaaTAATTCAACAGACTGCATTCTGAGATCATGGCAAGGCACCACTAACTCAGCTGCTGGGCCATGTGGACCCCAGAAGCTGAGTCAGAGGTATGGACCGGTGAAATACACAGTACCTGACTCAGCATGCTGagctaaaaaaaatactttttttttttttttttacctaatgTGTCCGGTTTAAAAACTTGTCATTAAACACCAAAAATATTAAAGTCTAGTTTATAACTAACGTTTGCATTGCTGCTGCAGGAAAGAACACAACAGCCGCCTTGCCCATGCTCTGCCGAGTATGAGTGGAACGCAGCCCAAATTGGGGATGGTGTTAAGTTTGGTTCATTAAAAACAGGAAGGATTCTCTATCTGAGATGGATTTAGGTAGCGCAATTCTTGTAggttgttaattatttttttcctttttttgttcccAAATAATGAGGATTCATAGATGAAAAATGAACCTTAATCAGGCCTACAAGGCCTACAGAGTTCTTTTGACCCACTTTCTCAAAAACCAGTGGGTCTTGCTCGCTGGGCAAGGCAAATGTTACCATTACCAGTAAGCTTGTGATatgtataaaacacacacacacacacacacacaaagaaactaAGGGGGATGTCAAACCCAGATCATAGAGCGCTTCCCATGTCTGCGTTTGACCCCGTTTCTCAGCCCGGCCACGCGGGCCTCGGGAGCACAGTATCTGCTACTGGACGGGGCGTATATGTGTGTTTCATCAGTTGTGTGAGCCGGAGACCACAGTCCTACTCTTTACAGATGCAATTTGTCATAATAGATTTAGAAGGCTTTCTGTTTCCCTGATTGCTGTCCCAACTAAGCCAACCGCAACAGTTAAGATTGAGAGGAACACCATCCCTACAAAAGGTCACAGACAGTAGAGCCAGCAGCCCTAGAAAAAATAAAGGGGAAGAAGAGAACTCCAGAATAGCACAGGTTTACAGCATCTAACTAGAAATTTACTCAAGAATATCTGTGTGCTACAAAAATCGAACTGAAACACATGGATTTCGCCGAAACGGGACTCAAAAAGGAATATGGGTAGCTGTCAGCAGGCAAGGTGTCGAGTGGACTGGTGAAGGAGGTCATTCACATGAAGTGTCACAGTCacagaaaagatattaaaaaggcATTCCATATCTGGTAGGGCATTCCATGGTCTGAGTTGAGCTGGTTGTCCAGGTGTCTTCTTCTTGTGGGGGGGCGCAACGCGTTGAGATTTATCCCACTTGCAACCAAGGAGTTCGGGCCAGTGGGGAGCAGCCTACCCCCAGCGGCTCCGGGGCCCGCGGAGGGAGCGGGAGGGTCTGGCCGGGATAAATGGCTCAACAGCGCTCGGGGGGCGACTCAGTCACAACACCTGTGAGGGTCTGGCTATGTCGTCTTACTTTTGTTGACTGGCTTGCCTCCATTCATGATGGCCGACGCGCTCGTGCTTTTACTCGGCGTCACCCCGGCCTTCGGGACCGTTTCTCCGAcgtcatgcaaagatggttctCGGTACATGGCAACTAGTGacgggaagggggaggagggcagaAAAGGAGATGTTACCTGGTTAGGTTCACGCGCAGACCCCCGCTGGAGGCCCAGTCCTCTTTTTTCCCAGAAGTCAAGTAACCCCGTCGACAGGGAATTCCtgttttaaagaagtaaaatccAGCCCCTGAACAGAAAGTATGACTTCCTTTGCATTTTCTGGTTTTGTGTCTCCAAACAGTGCACATGGGTGTGCCTGGATTTTTGTTGAGGAGAGAAGGTTTAAATGGGggatgcgcgcgcacacacacacagacacacacacacagacacacacacacacccacccccccgCCCACCCAGGCCACAGGAAGTATGTGAGAATGGCAGGCATTTAATCCAGTTCTCTTTGTTCAGGGAGAAAAATTCAGACCTTCCTTCCACTACATGCTGGCAACACATGGACACTCGTTCCCACTCATCTTCTCCAGTCTAGGTCTTTAGGTCATTAAATTCAAACTCTCAAGTGATTAAAAGGCAACATGGTCACACTATGTCAGCTTCAAAGCCGTACAAAGCAACAGGCAAAGCCAGAAGCTTCTGGAGCTCATTGTTTAGATTTTCTCTCCTGCCACTCATGCACAGACCTGCTTAAATAACTGAAGGCAAGTGTGAGGCGCTTTATATTTTTATGCCTCATTTTCAGATATAATACTGAAAATCTGTAATTAATATCCTataacaaaggcccatctagtcaaggctatggtttttccagtggtcatgtatggatgtgagagttggattgtgaagaaagctgagcaccgaaaaattgatgcttttgaactgtggtgttggagaagactcttgagagtcccttggactgcaaggagatgcaaccagtccatcctaaaggagatcagtcctgggtgctcattggaaggactgatgctgaagctgaaactccagtactttggccacatcatgcgaagagttgactcattggaaaagaccctgatgctgagaggtattgggggcaggaggagaaggggacgacagaggatgagatggctggatggcatcaccgactcgatggacatgagtttgagtaaactccaggagtttgtgatggacagggaggcctggcgctgcaattcatggggttgcaaagagtcggacacgactgagcaactgaactgaactgaactgaactgaaggcagaaGTGCATAATGGCAAGAGGATCACTGGGACTGACATCCCAGGAGGCTCCAAGGAATTGAGTAGTATCTGGTGACATCACTGATTCCAGTAGTTTATGTGGTTTTGTTAGAAAGGGATCCTAGGGAATCCTGGGAAAGGAAATTCTAGACTGACTGGCGCTTGGAGAAAATGAGCTGACTTAAAATCTTCTGCCATCAGAAACACAAGTAAATTAGAGCTGTCCAACCTGCTTTTAGGGTTTTGAAAGCTGATATTTTATGAAGATACCTTATGTTTCATTAGGATGAACCaccacatgcatatatacacacatacatgtatatacaataAAGTATACAAATCTTAAATGCACAATGTAAGTAGACACCTATGGGACCACCACCCAGAGCAAGATAAGAGACATTTCCAGCCTTCCATGAGGGCCCCTTGTGGCCATGGCAGAGTCATGGATGTGGAAGATAAACATGTACTACATCATGATCAGGATAACGCACACATGACACTCACCTTCCAATGGCTTGGGTAGAAAATGAGCTGCTGGTTTGGTTTTCTTTACTCTGTTTCCTTTCATAACTTGCCCTTCTTTATTCAATCCCAAAAACCAGGCTCTGCCAGATTCCTGTTGTCTGTACAGCATAGATGAGTAGATTACATAATAGTTTTCAAAAACAGATTCTTTAAACTTGCACTCAGGGGTAAAAAGTTCCTGttgagagaagaggaagaaatgaaggttagaggaaggggtgggagcttccttgtgtttcctcttccttcttgcaGAAACTCGTCTAGGATGGCCGACCAGGCAGCACTCGGGCATGGATGACCAGATGTTCCTCTTCCTATAGGTGTCAACTTTTATCAACACACAATGTGTCGAGAAGAAGCTgctgctttggggaaaaaatatatatgtacatatgtatggggcttcccaagtggcgctagtggtagaaaatctgcttgccaatgccagtgcaggagaagtaagaaacgtagtttccatccctgggttgggaagatcccatggagaaggaaatggcaacccactccagtattctttcctggagaatcccatggacagaggagcctggttggctacagtccataagtcgtaaagaattggacacgactgaactgacttagcacacactcatgtatgtatgtatgtatataggcAAAACTATGGATGTCCTCTAATCAGAAAATAGAAGACAGGAACAATAGTATTCGGTTGAACAAGATACAATTCAAGCAGGGTATAACTGGAAACAGCACGTTAAAGTACCACCCTGCGCATGCCTTTGTGCTGAGTGGCttcaatcacgtccaactctgtgggaccccacggacaggagcccgccaggctcctctgtccatgggattctccaggcgagaatactggagtgggttgccatgccctcctccaggcggtcttccagacccaggggtcaaacccatatctcctttgtctcctgcattttcaggtttcaccactagtgccacctgggaagcccagcacccTGTAttcacaataaatttaaaaaataataataatattgggttggtcaagaGGTTACTTTAGGTTTTTATGCAACATCttgtggaaaaacccaaatgaactttttggccaaacctcTAAAAGATATATTGAAGGTATTTGCTAACGTATTTTCAATATTTCTGTAGGAATTATTATTCCATGATAATCTAACAGTTCCCAATTGTTCACTGGATCACTGATATTATAGGATGACATGTTTTACCTACAAAGAGACAGACTGACACCTCAAACTAAACCCCTGGCAATCAGTTGGCACACAAGCTAGCCCCTGAAGCTGAGGCCAGGGGTCATGTTAGCTGGTCGTAGAGACAGGAGCTGAAAACCACGACCTAACCCATGGTCTGGAGTCGTCCTGGAGCTCTTCAAGAGAACCGTCAATAGCTGTCATGACTAAATTCCCTCCACATACTTTGAAACAGCACAATGAGCTAACATGACCACCATGATCtacatcaactgatgaataaCACACAGTTGCTACTTTACGACTATCATTAATAATACAAATATTCATAGATGAGTTTTATATACTTATAGAAGTTAACCTACAAAAGCATTTCTGATagacttctttgaaaaataatttaaaaatgccaCCTTCCTAGTTGCATATCATGGAAGTCACTTAACTAGCTTTTGTGGCTATTTTATGTAGGCTCAACACTGTGCTATTTCATGTTTGTGAAATACTGACGCAAAGCAGACCTTTATTGTCATAATCTTTTTGAAAATATCACGTACTAAAATGTTTTTCACCTTAATAGATTTTTATGACTGCTGAAAAATggtaactttgttttcttttaaagaagttaTTTTCTATACACATTCTGAAAAACACATCATTTAGGgtctaaaaatataaaaccttTAAGAGTTAAAATTATGCTAACCATAATAAGGGGCATGACATTGTTGCCTGTAGAAATGTTCTTTAAGTATTTCCCATGAGAGTGTTAATTATCAAGTGGTGTCTCTTGCAGGATATAATTTATTCAGAGTGCGCCATAACTTTAATTCAATGAAAGTTAAATTGTTTTCCAAGGGGAACAGGTTTTGTTAATGGCAGATGCTTTTCATGACAAAGATGACAGTTGCAGTGATTAATTTGATGAGATTAAAATAGCAGAAAGATAGGTTTAGCCCCTCCCAAAGGAATTTATGTAGCCCTCATTTGAATAAGGTACCATCTGAAAAAGTGTTCTGTTCTTCCACTAAGTTTTATTTCTCCAAATGTCCTATTAGTTCTCTCACTAATAAGTGATAGCCTTGGTAAGTCAATCTCCAGGCCCTGAACAGAATAAAGACTGATAAAAGGGTCCAAGTTCACACATTTGTGGTGaggtaaggaaaataaaatggaatgctCTAAATCTGGCTTATCATCAAAagattaataaatataatattggtTGAACATGGATCTTCTGGGACAAACAGATTAGAACTTGGCATGTTCTTTGTCATTTTATTGAGACAGGCCAAGGCatccaaagggcttccctggtgactcagagggtaaagaatctacctgcaatgcagaagacccaggtttgatccctgggtcaggaagattgcctggggaagggaccagcaacccactccagtattcttgcctggagaattccatggacagagaagtcaggcaagctgcaaagagttggacatgactgagcgactaactctttcacttcactttcaaggcatccaagcataaaaataaaacctaaagcaAGTTTTATTGTTAAAAATCTGTCTTAGAATCAACTGGGAGTGGGTTTGGCAAAGGCTGACCCAGTTGATCATTCAGGCAGGGAGAGCAGCTGGCACCTGCTGGCTAAGATATTGGGTCTCTACCCGTAGCCTTCCCTTATTAAGAGGATCATAGAAGACTGATCTTAATCTCCAGGAAGACTGACCTCCAGCTTTGGAAACGCAGGTCCACAGAGCAGTCAACCCTCCCTTACATGGATCCAATCCCTAGTGCTGTGATGTATGAAATATGGAGGATGCTGGTTGCCTTGCATCGTCAGttagaaatgtattatttctactttaatttGACGAAGTTGAATATGAAAGATAATGAAGACCCTTGACTCAGAAGAAGTCTTGTATTCCCAGAGTGTCCCTCAgtatggtggtgctagtggtaaaaaacccacctgtcaatgcaggagacacaggagacatgggttcaacccctaggtcgggaagatcccctggaggagggcacccagtattcttgcctggagaatcccgtggacagaggagcctggtgggctacagcccatggggtcacacagagtcggacacgattaaagtgacttagcacgcaccttAGTATACCTCTGAcactaagtctttttttttttccttttttttttttttattattattattttttttccagtgggtttgtcatacattgatatgaatcagccatagatttacacgacACTAAGTCTTTTTAGATAAAATGTTTGCATCTTAGCACTCCGAGGAAGTCAATAACACATCCTTTCTGCAAGCTGTGGCAGTGACTTCACAGGGAGGTGATTCAGTCTTCCACATTACAGCCAAAGCTTTCAGGCAGTTGTGCTGGTGGAGACTGGTCAGTACTTTTTCACCCTTCTTTATTCTCGGTGAAATAATTACTGCATATACACATACtcatatgcacacacacgcactacATTTAAGGCTACTATTGTCTAATGCTCTTTGCTAGACTTTTTGAGGATTTAATCTGCTTGTGAAATACTGGAGTTAAAAACAACCCCCTCATTCTCAGGAGAATCGGTAGGATTAATGGAAACTGAGATTGGTAACTACTCATAAGGGACAAATATACTTTTAATTTGCAAGTGGGAGACAGAGTGATGGTGAACAACATCTGTGGATCCAGACTGCCTGGGGTCAATCTTGACCCTACCCTTTCcttgctgtgtgtccttgggaaaattacttaatctctgggcttcagtattctcatctctaaaatgggtacAAAAATCACAGgataaggaacttccctggtggtccagtgattaagaatccatctgccagtgcaggggacacaggttctatccctggtccaggaagatcccacatgccgtggagcaactgagcctaggcaccacaattactgaagctcaAGCGCCTAAAGCCTGAGCCCCAACACAAGAggagccacctcaatgagaagcccacgcgccTGCAAGAGAGAGCAGCCCTCACTCGCAGTAACTAGGGAAAGACCAtgtagcaacgaagactcagcacagccaaaaataaacaataaataactaaataaataatcataGAATAATAGAATGGTTGGAGGAACCGAGTCACACCATTGCGGACTCTAGGCTCTTTCTTCGATCTTGAAGCTGCTCAAGTACAACACCTGCAGGCCTGCTGGGTGTAGCCCAGCAGAGCACACGTGAGGATCAATGCCCCTCACTTAGTCTCGGAGTTGAGCAGACAGACAGACGGAGTGGCAGAAAAGATGACGGTTCTCATGGGGAAACAAAAGCCTTGGATCTTTAGTGATCTGGTTTTTCAAGGAATAAAAAACCCCAGATTTCTAGATAAAAATCTCCTGTGTATGTTGGCAGCTATTTGTTTGttcctgctttttgtttttcaatatagtGTGTATCAAGGATCCGAGATGGCCTCCTGAACACACCAATTTGAGACCCCCTAGTGTGGACCAGCAAGAGaactaaggaaggaaggaacccCAGGAGGCTTGTCAACACAGCCCTAACCTGACGGATGGTTTTTAAATGATTGAGCAATACCACGATTGTGCCAGAGAGACATTCTACAGCTGGCAATGATAACACGAGAAGACGTATTTAAATTTGAGCTCAGCTATAAACTCTTTGAAACTGCCAAAATGAAATAGATAAGGAGTTTGGTatgtcttcttctcctccttccagaCTATATTTAGAGCCACCAacaccaccacaacaaaaatcAACAGCGCTAGAGTCCCAGCAGAAGCTTAAATATTAATTTGTAACTTTGCCAAATGAAATCATTGaatcacagaagagaaaaaaaacacaacaattaaacaaaaatttcatATCTCCTTTTCTGTTGTGGTTGTTTGGAAATGAAAGCACCATCTGTGGTGTACTTATTATCTTAACAGTAGCAGCAGAATTCCTCTTTGGAGGGAAACGTCTTTGTTTAGGAAAATACCGTGATGGGCCATTTGCATGCAGCAAGCTAGGCTTCTCCATTCAGAATGAGAGAGGCGGTGGGGGGAAATAGAGGGCCCATGTTCCACAATTTGTAACCAATGAGTAAGCCATAAACGCAGATAAATCAGCATAATCCTAACCTAATAGCTAACAGTAACCTTGAGAATCTGACTCAGTggttggcaaactacagtccatgggccaaaTTCATGCTACAAAGTACAGAGGAGAGTTGAGATTACATGACCTGTAAAACAGCAGTATTTACTGTACGGCCCTTTGCTAAAAAACTTTGCCTGATCTAAAGGTAAATTAGGGTAAAGGTAAACTCTGATCTAAAGGTAAATTAGGGTAAAGGTAAACTCTGATCTAAAGGTAAATTAGGGTAAAGGTAAACTCTGATCTAAAGGTAAATTAGGGTAAAGGTAAACTCTGATCTAAAGGCAAATTAGGGTAAAGGTAAACTCTGATCTAAAGGCAAATTAGGGTAAAGGTAAACTCTGATCTAAAGGTAAATTAGGGTAAAGGTAAACTCTGACCTAGAGGTAAATTAGGGTGAAGGTAAACTCTGACCTAGAGGTAAATTAGGGTAAAGGTAAACTCTGATCTAAAGGTAAATTTCGAGGACTTTCCAACCTAGGGAACTGGGGGAGGAGTCATTAAACTAGTTGCGGATATTTCCAAATGAAGTCTGGATTGCactttttttcatatatacacatgcagACCATTTGAATCAGTATTTTCCTCAGTGTTTCAGCCCTGGAAAAGCCTTTAAGGTATGTTTTGAGTCTGGGCTTCCTGTGAAAGTGCTTGGCTATGTCATAGTCCACAATCCCTTGAGTTACTAcacctcttttgtttttttttttttttttacacctcttttgtttttatctctgactatattaaaattgttgatttgttgcttagtcactaagtcgtgcctgactctttctgaccctgtggactatagccctccaggctcctctgtccatggggttcaccaagc includes the following:
- the FGF14 gene encoding fibroblast growth factor 14 isoform X3 — protein: MHPDGALDGTKDDSTNSTLFNLIPVGLRVVAIQGVKTGLYVAMNGEGYLYPSELFTPECKFKESVFENYYVIYSSMLYRQQESGRAWFLGLNKEGQVMKGNRVKKTKPAAHFLPKPLEVAMYREPSLHDVGETVPKAGVTPSKSTSASAIMNGGKPVNKSKTT